The genomic DNA GTCTTCGACATCGGCGGAGGCATCCCCAAGAACCGCCAGTTCAAGGCCGCCCAGATGGGCGGGCCGTCCGGCGGTTGCGTCCCCGCCCAGTACCTCGACCTGCCGATTGACTACGACTCGCTCCAGGAGGTCGGCGCCATCATGGGCTCGGGCGGCCTCATCGTGGTGGACGAGGACACGTGCATGGTGGAACTCGCCCGCTACTTCCTCGACTTCGTGCAGAGCGAGTCGTGCGGCAAGTGCGTGCCCTGCCGCATCGGCACGCGGCGGATGCTCGAAATCCTCACCCGCATCACCCGAGGGCAGGGCAAAGAGGGCGACGTGGACCTGCTCGCGGAGATCGGCAGAACGGTGAAGGTCGGCTCGCTGTGCGGCCTCGGCCAGACGGCCCCCAACCCCGTGCTCTCGACCATCCGCTACTTCCGCCACGAGTACGAGGCGCACGTGCGCGACAAACGCTGCCCCGCCCGCGTGTGCCGCGACCTGGTGACCTACACGATCGACCCCGAGAAATGCATCGCCTGCGGCAAGTGCAAGAAGGCCTGCCCCGCCGAGGCCGTCGAGGGCGAGAGGAAGGTCAAGCACAAGATCCTCCAGGACAAGTGCGTCCGCTGCGGCGCCTGCTTCGAGGTCTGCCCCGTGGACGCCGTCCGGGTGGCTTGAGGAGTCCTGATGTCCGGGAACAAGATCTCCTTCACCATTGATGGCCGGCGCGTCGAAGCTCCGCCAGGCACCACGGTGCTCCAGGCCGCGCTCGACGCCGGCATCTACATCCCCAACCTGTGCTACTCGCCCAAGCTCGAGCCGTACGGCGGCTGCCGGCTGTGCATCTGCAAGATCAGCGGCCTGCGCGGCCTGCCCACGGCATGCACCACCAAGGCGGCCGACGGCATGGTCGTCGAGAGCGATACCGAGGAGGTCAACAGCGTCCGCCGGATGATCCTCGAGCTCATGATCTCCGACCACCCGGCCGATTGCCTCTCGTGCGGCTCCAACCAGCAGTGCCAGCTCCAGAAGGTGTCCAGCTTCCTCGGCGTCCAGACGCTCCGCGTGTCGCGCCACGTGCGCCCGCCGAAGATGGACGAGAGCAACCCCTTCTACGTCCGCGACTCCTCGAAGTGCATCCTCTGCGGCAAGTGCGTGCGCGTGTGCCACGAGGTGCGCGGCGTGAGCAATCTGGACTTCGTGAAACGAGGCTTCCAGACGGAGATCGCCCCTTTCGAGGGGCTGATCAGCGACTCCCGGTGCGAGAGCTGCGGCGAGTGCGTGGACATCTGCCCCGTGGGCGCACTCCAGGCCAAGCACGAGGCCCTGCCGCCCACGAGCGAGGTCACCACCGTGTGCCCCTACTGCGGCTGCGGATGCGGCCTCGTGCTCGGCATCCGCGGCAACCGTATCGTCCGTGTGCGCGCCGAAGAGGGCAACCCCGCCAACAATGGCCAGCTCTGTGTCAAAGGCCGCTTCGGCCTCGACTTCGTCTCCTCGCCCAACCGCCTCAAGACCCCCCTCATCCGCCGCGACGGGAAGCTGGTCGAGGCGACGTGGGACGAGGCCCTCGGCTTCACGGCGAAACGCCTGGCCGAGATTCGCGACGCCCACGGCCCCGACGCCATCGCCGGCTTCTGCTCGGCCAAGTGCACGAACGAGGAGAACTACGTCTTCCAGAAATTCATGCGAATGGCCGTGGGCAGCAACCACGTGGCCCACTGCGCCCATTTGTGACACAGCCCCTCGGTGGCCGGTCTGGCCGCCGCCTTTGGCTCGGGCGCGATGACCAACTCCAGCGCGGAACTGGAACACGCCGACTGTATCTTTGTGATCGGGTCCAATACCACGGAGGCGCACCCGATCATCGCCCTCCGCATCAAGGCCGCCGTCGCGAAGCACGGGGCGAACCTCATCGTCGCCGACCCGCGCCGCATTGACCTCACCCGCTTCGCCTCGCTCCACATCCGGCAGCGGGCGGGCTCCGACGTGATGCTCCTCAACGCCATCATGAACGTCATCGTCAACGAGGGGCTCCAGAACAAGCAGTTCATCGCCGAGCGCACCGAGAACTTCGACGAGTTCTGGCAGGTGGCGCAAGCCTGCACGCCCGAGGTGGCCCAGCTCGCCAGCGGCGTGCCGGCCGACGACATCCGCCGCGCCGCCCGCATGCTCGCCGCCGCCAAGCGCCCGTCCATCGTCTACGCCATGGGCATCACCCAGCACACCACCGGCACCGACAACGTCAAGGCCCTGGC from Planctomycetota bacterium includes the following:
- the fdhF gene encoding formate dehydrogenase subunit alpha, coding for MSGNKISFTIDGRRVEAPPGTTVLQAALDAGIYIPNLCYSPKLEPYGGCRLCICKISGLRGLPTACTTKAADGMVVESDTEEVNSVRRMILELMISDHPADCLSCGSNQQCQLQKVSSFLGVQTLRVSRHVRPPKMDESNPFYVRDSSKCILCGKCVRVCHEVRGVSNLDFVKRGFQTEIAPFEGLISDSRCESCGECVDICPVGALQAKHEALPPTSEVTTVCPYCGCGCGLVLGIRGNRIVRVRAEEGNPANNGQLCVKGRFGLDFVSSPNRLKTPLIRRDGKLVEATWDEALGFTAKRLAEIRDAHGPDAIAGFCSAKCTNEENYVFQKFMRMAVGSNHVAHCAHLUHSPSVAGLAAAFGSGAMTNSSAELEHADCIFVIGSNTTEAHPIIALRIKAAVAKHGANLIVADPRRIDLTRFASLHIRQRAGSDVMLLNAIMNVIVNEGLQNKQFIAERTENFDEFWQVAQACTPEVAQLASGVPADDIRRAARMLAAAKRPSIVYAMGITQHTTGTDNVKALANLAMLIGGIGRESTGVNPLRGQNNVQGACDMGGLPAVFPGYQRVDAPEARAKFEKAWGVSLPGKPGLTVVEILHAAEKGQIKALYCMGENPVLSDPNSNHTRKSLAALEFLIVQDIFLTETCDYAHVVLPTASFAEKDGTFTNTERRVQRVHKALEPPGQARQDWEIVCDLAARLGRPMHYEHPAQIMDEIASLTPSYGGIGYERLEKGGLQWPCPTKDHPGTPYLHRDTFARGKGRFHATPFREPAEMPDDEYPFLLSTGRVLYHFHTATMTRESAGLDELYPGGDIQISHDDALALGIGHGELVEVASRRDAVRAKALLTDSVPRGMVYMPFHFREASANVLTNDALDPIAKIPELKVCAVKLTKVAMPAEAAAT
- a CDS encoding NADH-ubiquinone oxidoreductase-F iron-sulfur binding region domain-containing protein, whose protein sequence is LDLARERARQLGLRGAAFFASMGTEKSKGTKIFALAGKVKNTGLVEIPMGATLRQIVFDIGGGIPKNRQFKAAQMGGPSGGCVPAQYLDLPIDYDSLQEVGAIMGSGGLIVVDEDTCMVELARYFLDFVQSESCGKCVPCRIGTRRMLEILTRITRGQGKEGDVDLLAEIGRTVKVGSLCGLGQTAPNPVLSTIRYFRHEYEAHVRDKRCPARVCRDLVTYTIDPEKCIACGKCKKACPAEAVEGERKVKHKILQDKCVRCGACFEVCPVDAVRVA